The DNA region aatatttgcaaccatagtaaaacaaagacttatatttttgatatttattttatatatttaaatgccatttaacaaagaaaaatcaaccaaaaaaatgagttcgtgtgtcacctctgacacgcgtgtcacaggttcgccatcactgcactggaATGTAAGCTTCACGAGGGCGAGGTTTTTGCTTTGTCCTCTGCAATTTCCCTGACACCAATAAACACCTGTTGAATGGATTCTGATGACTTTCTACCTCTCTGATCTCAATACCCACTTTTTCAAAAGACTAGGGAATGCGCCTCATAATAGGAGGGCTGGGGCGTGACGAGGGTGAGTCTGAAGGGGATGGCACCATAATACTGCCATGAATGTCTAACATTCTGATTTTTCTTCCCAGCTTAACACCAAAACATCCCCAGCAGCCAACCAGGCACCTGGCCCAGAGGAAAAGGGTgagtgggcctgggctgggcaggtCACAGAGCAGGTGAGTGACACCTGGACATGAAGACAGGCAGGGCTGTAAGTCTGGAGCCCTGAACGCGGATAAGGGAAGAGAGCACTGGGTTGGAGCTACTGTCTCTATAGGCTTCCTGCCACGTTTCCCCAGGAAGCACACCTCCCAATGTTTACTCTCTGGTTTTAGAAACTGGCTCTGGAGTGGTTGGAGACAGGCCCAAGACAGGAAGGAACTAATCAATAATCCAGCCACGGTCTTCATTGGAAGCTGAGGGACAGCTGGGGAACACGATGAGCTCTGGGGTTGGACTGTAGGTTCGGGAACAAGTGGTGAGAGGCACCTGTGGTCCTGGTGCAGGCGCAGCCGAGCTCCCCGGGGCCTGGGTCCCTGCCTCTGGCTCCAGGCGACACTGGGCTTTCTGAGGGCTGGCGGAGGCCACAGGGAGTGGGCTTGACCTCTGCATttggggcctggaggagggctgGGCGGTGCAGGGTTACTCACGCGGGAATCTCACCACCTGCAGGGGAAGCTGGCAATGCCAAGAAGGccgaggggggggaggaggaagtggacaTCGACCTGACAGCGCCGGAGACAGAGAAGGCTGCCCTGGCCATTCAGGGCAAGTTCCGGCGATtccagaagaggaaaaaggaCCCCAGCTCCTGAGTGCCAGCCTCGCCCTCCCCACTCCACACTCCGCAGCTCTGGCTTCCGTGCGCCTTGTCTCTGTCCGTCTATCCTGGGTGGGGACCGTCTGGCCCTCGGGCCGTACGAGGTCCACAAAATCAtttatttggtctggccctgccaaggcattaggggtgagttaattaaatgtttgatcaaatatagcaggctaatttttaagttgatagttttgtGTGGCTTGTGAATGATGCtttaatatccaaatggcccaCGGCAGAAAGaaggttcctcacccctgccAGCCGCTCATTCAGGCCAGTCTGACCCTGACCTGCTATTTTCTGTGGCTCCTCAGGCATCAGAGCAGCAGAGCATGAGGAACAGAGGACAGGGGGAGAATTCAGCTGGCAGCCACTTGCCTGAGGGTGGGCCAGCTTCTCCTTGGGCTACGCCTCCTTAACCAGTTCCTCTGCCCTGTGAGGTTGAAGTAGAAGAGGCTTTGAGGCTGAGGGCCCTTCCCCCCCCTacaatgtggggggaggggaaatctTCAGAGTCGGGTGCCTGGGGGGATACGCACTATCTGTCTGTCGCTACAACAGTCCCACTTCAGGTAACATTCCCTCACACCCTCTGCGCTGCCTCCACTTCCTGCTGCGCCAAGCACGGGAGCCCCTGGAGACCCGCGACAGCCGCGTTCACATCCGTGCCCGCTGAGTAGATGAGTCCCCGGGACGCAGGGGGACTGGGCCAGGCCAAGGGTGTTGCCTTCACCATCAACGCTGGggcgggcagaggcaggggcgtgGGAGCTGGGGGAGACGGGAGGAAGGACAGTGAGAGGGATCTCTGAGGACACAGGCTGCGGCCAGGGAGAGTGCCTGCCCCTAGCCCCACACCTGGCCTCCCCAGAGGCCATGCAGACCAGGTGACCCCTGGAGCGCCCGCCTGCCCCGCCGTGGAGTTGGGACAGAAGGGAATAGCCACTCGGTGAGGTTTTAGCTGTTTCACAATTATAGAAAAAGCAACAGCCCTCCAGTGGAGTCATTTAACCTCTACTTCCGATTTTTCTTGGGAGGAGTGTGAACGCTGGCCCCAGGGAGGGCAGGTGCCTGAGCACTTTCTCACTAAAGCCCACCTCCCGGCCACCGACCTGCCCACACCCTGCTTCACGCCCACACTGCTGCCTCCCCACCCCGGCCTgctgctccccttcccttcccctccagccGAGGGCACACCCGTCATCTTGCTCCCTGTCCCCACGTGACCTGTCCTAGCTGTCCCTGCtgctttgcccccccccccccccacacacacacacaactgttaAGCAAATGTAGTGGAAGAAGATGACTGGGCCTCACTGTAGACTTTAAAccatgaattaaataaaatgatggcTTTCAAATGAGTTTACATTGTTGAGACTTGAGCTTCGTACCTGGAAACCAGAGCCATACGCAGGAAGTGAAACCACTTAACAGCTGTGAGCAGGGGGCCAGGCAGGCTGTGCCTCCGCCGGGCTGGGCGGATGGAGCTGGGCACAGGGAGCCCCTGTCACTGcgcctgctcctgtcccctcggtccctggaggggtggggagagcagggctCCTGCGGGGACAGGCTCcggtgggctggggctggcggAAGGCAGCGGGGGTCTGTCACCAGCCCCTCCGCAGGCTCCACTGCTCAGGGCCGTCTGGTGCGGAAATGTTTCCCCCACACGCGTGCTAGGGCCAGGGTGTGGCCGCAAACACAGGCTCGG from Myotis daubentonii chromosome 18, mMyoDau2.1, whole genome shotgun sequence includes:
- the PCP4L1 gene encoding Purkinje cell protein 4-like protein 1, which encodes MSELNTKTSPAANQAPGPEEKGEAGNAKKAEGGEEEVDIDLTAPETEKAALAIQGKFRRFQKRKKDPSS